ACTCTAAATTTGCGAGGACGAGTAATTTGGGTGGCTGACCTCGGTCAATTTCTTGGGAACTCAACTACCTTAAACACGGATCGAGCAGAGATTCCGGTGATCGCTGTTGAAGAGCAAGACACGATCGTAGGGTTGGCAGTTGACCAGATTGTCGGAATGGAATGGCTGAATGTGCAAGCAGTACAGATGGTAACAAATGTTCCAGAGAACATGGAACCTTTCCTACAGGGTCAGTGGGCATTAGACAAAAACACCAATCAGTGTCTTCGACTGCTGAATCAAAAAGCAATTCTGCAGAGTGAGCGTTGGGCAACAAGAAATTAAGCCAAGCCGAGGCGGCAAATGACATCAAAAATAAATCTCGATCAAGAATATCACCAGGCACAAAAAGCCTATATCCAAGGGAACTATGAAGAGGCGTCAACCCTGGTTGACCAATTAGTTCGCGACTTTCCAGACGATCCCAATAGTCGCCTGCTACGGGGTCACATTTATTGCGTTCTACGGCAGTATGACACAGCACGGGAACAGTATCAATTGGTGCTGAACCTGACAGAGGATCTAGAGCTGATTGATTGTGCTAACCAGGGTTTAGAATCAGTAAATCAGTATGAAAGCTCCGATCAATTAGCTAGCGGGGCGGATCAGAATTTGGATCTTGAGGATACCTTTGTTATTGCTGTTGATTCTTCAGAGCCATTTGATTATCAAGTAAAGACTGAGCAACCAGACTTCAAGGATTTTTCTGCCAACGGCTTTAATTTCAGCCCCTTTAATCATAATCCAGAACCGGCTTCGGGATTGGAGCAGCCGTTTGGCAATCATTTTGAGGAACCAAGGGATGCAAGTCCACATTCCAGTGGGGGAGATGAGTCTCTAGCAGATTTTGCCGATCCCTTTAACGGAGTGTATAGCAATTCAAACGTTACTGTTACAGAAGTTGCTGACTATAATTGGAAAAATACTTTAAGTGATATTAACGATTCAAGTCTAGAAGAGACTACCTTTGCTCCACAGCATGAGTTTGAACAGTGGTTGCAATCAGATGCGGTTAGGGATTCTGACCTAGATCCGATTGAAAGCACCTTTGGTACACCAGCAGCATCAATGGCTTACCAAGAAAACGTTGACCATAGCGGAGCAGATCATTTAAGTAATATTGACTTTATAGATAAAGATGAGTTAAATGATGCCCCAGAGGTTGAGCTGTCAAAAGAGCCGGCTCAAGGCAGTGATTCAGAACTGCTTTCATCTCCCACCAATCCGATACAAAGGGCAGAGTTTGATAATGAGAGCGATCGCGACAGCGAAGAGAAATTGAATATCTCCTCGTCAACAGCAGTCCCCCCACTCCAGACAGGTAGTTCCAAGAGCAAGGCAGAAATTCCGGTGCAGGGCTGGTTAGCCCCCTTTGAAAATGCTTCCCTGGCGAGAAAGCAATGGCTGACCGCTAGTACTGTAGGCATTACCTCTGCCTTAGTTGTAGCAGCAGTTAGTCTTGGAGGAGGGTTCCTATTTCAGTCCAAAGACGCTCGGGCAGCAGTACGAAATACAGGTTTGGCGATGACGGCAGCAGTAGGTCTTGCCAGCTTTGCCACCACGCGCTTCTTAGGGCGGCTCACAGCCAAGCAGATCCAGCAGACAACAACGGATCTTGAAACCCAATTTAACGCCGTACAAGCTGGCAATCTCGATGCTCAAGCTACGGTTTTTTCAAAAGACGAATTTGGACTGCTAGCCTCTCAGTTCAATGAAATGCTGCGCGGCATTTCTAGGACTACACACGAGATCCAATGCAAGGCAGAAGAGCAGGAGCAAGCCAAAGAAGAATTGCAACGTCAGGTGATCCGGCTACTAGACGATGTTGAGGGAGCTGCCAGAGGAGACTTGACTGTGCAAGCCGAGGTCAGCGCTGACGTTTTAGGAGCAGTGGCAGACTCATTCAACCTGACAATTCAAAACTTGCGGGAAATTGTGCAGCAAGTAAAGCTAGCGGCACGTCAAGTGAGTCAAGGAGCAGTCGATAGCGAGACTTTTGCCCGCGCCTTGTCTTTAGATGCATTGCGGCAAGCAGAGGAACTAGCGGTAACACTAAATTCCGTACAGGTGCTGACCGACGCGATTCAACGAGTGGCAGAAACCGCGCGGGAAGCGGAATCCGTTGCTCGGTCAGCTTCAGCTACTGCTCAAAAAGGCGGTGAAGCAGTAGAACGAACGGTAGCAGGAATTCTAGAAATTCGTCAAACCGTGGCGGAAACAACCCGCAAGGTGAAGCGACTAGCGGAATCGTCTCAAGAAATCTCCAAGATTGTGGCATTAATTTCCCAAATTGCTTCGCGGACCAATATGTTGGCACTCAATGCCAGTATTGAGGCTGCACGAGCTGGGGAAGCGGGTCGAGGTTTTGCAATTGTAGCGGACGAGGTACGCCAGCTAGCAGACCGGGTCGCCAAGGCACTGAAGGAGATAGAACAAATTGTGCGGCAAATCCAAAGCGAAACGGGTTCCGTGATGACAGCGATGGAGGAAGGCACCCAGCAGGTCATTCAAGGGACAAATTTGGCTGAACAAGCTAAGCGATCGCTCGAAGACATTGTTCAGGTATCAAATCGCATTGATGCTCTTGTAGGTTCAATTACTGCGGATACGGTGCAGCAAACTGAAACCTCCCGTGCCGTGGCTACTGTAGTGCAATCAGTGGAGCTAACGGCGCAAGAAACTTCCCAGGAAGCTCAGCGTGTTTCCGGCTCCCTCCAAAGCTTGGCAGAGGTAGCGGGTGACTTGCTCACTTCTGTTGAGCGCTTCCGGGTATAAACCAGTCACAACTCAAAACTATTATTATGCTGCCGGAACAACAACAGCGTATTCTGGGCTACTTCATTGAGGAAGCCAAAGACCACCTTAATACAATTGAGCCGGGTTTGCTGAATCTACAAACCACGCTTGAAGACCCGGAAATGGTAAACGAAATCTTCCGGGCAGCCCACTCCATTAAAGGGGGGGCAGCGATGCTAGGACTCAATAGCATTCAGCGAACGGCTCATCGCTTAGAAGACTTTTTCAAAGCCTTGAAAGAGTGTTTGACAATTCAAATTGATCAAAAGCTAGAATCTCTGTTTCTGCAAGTATTTGATGTCCTTAAAGCGTTATTAGAGCAGCTTGAAGACTCTGGGCTGACAGATGATGTGGCTAATCAGATTATGTCAGAGGTAGAGCCTGTTTTTGCAGAACTTAACCAGCATCTAGAACTGCTGGTGAATCAGGCTGGAGGCACGATGCAGCCAGAAATTTCTGAACAGTTTGCCGTAGCTGCTCACAAAGCAGTTCCAGCAGCACCGATAGCCTCTTGCTTTCCAGTGTTTCAAAGCACGTTACTGCAACAGCTGCGACAGATGTTGCAGCTGTTCAAGCAACCCGAAACGGCTCAGACTCGCCAAGCATTAGAGACATGCTGTAACCAGTTAATTCAACTGGGCAAACAATTTAACTTGTCTGGTTGGTGTGCCTTGTGTAAGACGGCATTAAATGCGATCGCTAATAAAGACAATACCTATCGCACTTTAGCTCCAATTATTATTAAGGAACTCAAACAGGCACAAGAATTGGTTTTAGCAAGTCGTGAAGCCGAAATCGCAACTTGTGAACAACTGCAAAAACTGGCGCTCGCCACTTGCTTGTTTGACTGGGAAGACACCAGCGCCAGCTTTGAATGTGATGAGCAGTTAAGTGAGTTGATGGCAGAGGATGACCTAAGCAGTTTATTTGCGAAGCTAGATGAAAATGATTCACTTTTGCCCGCAACTTCAGAGCTATCAGCCTTCCTTGCTCTAGAAACTGACGTAGAAGCTAGTCCAGTTCAGGATTCAGGAGAGAATTTGCCGCCGATCTCCTTCGATGAGACGTTGGCACTCGATAGTTTGTTTGGCGAGGCTCAAGAAACACTGCTGACCCCCACTATCAAAGATGAATTCGGTGATTTATTTAATGCTCCAGAAGCGGTGGAAAGCCTTCTAGATGAATCCGATCCCGCCTCCGGAAGTAAAATCTCTGAAAACTCTGATTGGTCGAGCAATTTATGGAACGAGCTTTGGGGTGTTGAGCCAGAGCTAAGTTTCACTCCACTAGAGGAAAATACGTTATCGAATAACTTGTCAGAGTTAGTAGCTATGGGTATTGAAGAAATGCCCTTGGAGACAGAGGCGATCGCTGAGGATGCAGCGACAGTTGAAGCTGAAATACCAGTTGCACAAGCGGCTACTGACTTAGCTGCAGCCACAGACTTAAGTGCAGCTGCAAGCTCAAGCAGTGTTAATGATGAATTTGAAGACTTGGAGAAGCTGCTGCAGGAAGCTAACACGCCAGTAGAAAGGGCTGCTCTTAAACCGCAGCCACGACAAGCTGCCGCTACCAATACCCGCCGCCCAGCATTTGAACAAATGATGCGGGTGCCTGTTAAGCACTTGGATAACATTAGCAACCTAGTTGGGGAACTAGTTGTATATCGTAATAGCTTAGAGCAGGATCAAGAACGACTGCGACAATTCCTGGGTAATCTACTACATCAAGTGCAGCAAATCAGTGATGTGGGAGCTAGAATGCAGGAACTGTATGAGCGATCGCTACTAGAATCCTCCCTGCTAAATACCTACCAAGGCTCTCGTTCAATATCACTCGATAGTTCTGCTACCTCAAAGCGTCACGTCACAGGCGTAAACTTTGATGCCTTAGAAATGGATCGCTTCACAGGCTTCCACACTCTGTCACAGGAAATAATTGAGCTGATTGTGCGGGTGCGAGAGGCAACCTCAGATATAGAGTTTGTTACCGATGAAACTGAACAAGTGGCTCGTCAGTTCCGGCAGGTGACAACGCAGTTGCAAGAAGGACTAACGCGATCACGCATGGTACCTTTTGGTCAGATTGCCGATCGGTTGCCCCGAGCTGTGCGAGATATTTCCATTAAGTATGGCAAGCAGGCAGAGCTTCACATTGAGGGTAAAGAAACCTTGATCGACAAGGTAATCCTGGAGCAACTCTACGACCCGATGACTCATTTGGTGAACAATGCTATCACTCATGGCATTGAGTTTCCAGAACAGCGCATTGCGAAGGGCAAATCCCCTATAGGTCAAATTACCATCCGGGCTTTCTACCAAGGCAACCAGACTGCGATCGCTGTTAGCGATGATGGAGCTGGGATTGATGCAGAACAGGTAAAGGCAAAGGCGATTCAAAAAGGGCTAATCACCTCAGCGTCAGCAGATAAAATGTCTCGCCTGGATGTATACAACTTGTTGTTCAATCCTGGTTTTACTACAAAAGAGCAGGTTGATGAGTTTGCTGGTCGTGGCATCGGCATGGATGTGGTACTAACTAGCTTGAGTCAAATTCGGGGTTCGATTAACACCGATTCTACTCTAGGCAGGGGAACAACCTTCACCATTCGCTTACCGCTGACTCTGAGTATCTGCAAAGCGCTCTGCTGCCTGAGCGATAAAGCTCGAATCGCCTTCCCAATGGACAGTGTAGAACAGATGCTGGACATACCAGCAGCAAGTATCGTTGCCAATGCTGAAGGGCAAGCTTGTATTCCCTGGCGCGATTCATTGCTGCCATTCCGACCCCTGAAGGAACTCCTAAGTTACAATCGCCAACTTAGCCGAGGCAGCGTCTATGGTGGTAACCGCGAAGACGACATGATTTCTGTTGTCGTATTCCGCTCAGCTGATATGTTCCTTGCCCTTCAGGTTGACCAAGTGCTAGGCGAACAAGAGATTGTAATTAAGCAACTTGAAGGTCCAGCACTAAAGCCAATTGGCATTGCGGGTGCCACTGTACTTGGGGATGGCCGGATCATGCCGATTGCTGATGTACTAGAGTTGATTGACCTAGCAACGGGGCAGATACGGCAAGGTAGACGAGAAATGCTGGGGAACAGTGGTTCAGTAGTGCCAAAAATGCCTGCGGTCAAGACTGAACCGATGGTTCTGATTGTAGACGACTCGATTACTGTGCGCGAACTTCTCTCCATGACCTTCAGCAATGCAGGTTATCGGGTGGAGCAAGCTCGTGACGGTCACGAAGCTTGGGATAAACTGCGCGATGGTCTCCCCTGCGATCTCGTGTTTTGTGATATTGAAATGCCCAAAATGGACGGTCTGGAACTGCTATCGCGGATGCAGAAAGATCCTAGGCTCTGTGAGCTGCCGATTGCTATGCTGACTTCACGCGGTTCAGCTCGGCACCGACAAATGGCTATTCAGCTGGGTGCCAGCGGCTACTTTACTAAACCCTATTTGGAAGAAGCTTTGCTGGATGGTGCTCAACGGATGCTTAAAGGTGAAGTACTGGTTACTGGTAGCAGTAATATTTAGGACTTAAGGAACGCAGTTAATAGTAGAAACTACTCTACCCTGCTACCGCGAGGATAGGGTTTTCAGCAGCCCTAAGCACAACATCCTGCAAAGAACAGAACAATGTACTCGAACCTCCAGGCTGGTTTTTGAAGAACACAAAATAAGTCTAATACAATTAAGCAAGGAATTATAGCCTTCAGACTCGAATAAATCTTTTATTTCAATGACTTACTACGCGATCTATGACGGTAACTGCAATCTCTGCGTGACGCTAGTGCAGTTATTAGAAAACTTGGACAAGGGAAAGATATTTCAGTATGCACCGATGCAGGAAGAAGAAACGCTGAAGCGCTGGAATATCACATCTGAGGATTGTGAATTGGGAATGATTTTGGTTGATGCAGATGCACCCGATCGCCGCTGGCAAGGCAGTGCAGCTGCTGAAGAGATTGGGCAGTTATTACCAATGGGAGATGTGTTTGTTTCAGCTTACCGATCGCTTCCAGGTTTGAAGTGGATGGGCGATCGCACTTATGACCAAATTCGAGACAACCGTTACACTTTATTTGGCAAGCGTTCTAGTACTTACAAGACAGTTTATCCAGCTGACTGTGGCTGCGTTCAGAGGGGCGAGGAGTGAGGGGCGAGAGACACTCCTCATACTTTCTGTAGTCAGACTGCTGGGTAGTTAAATAGCTCAAGAATCTGTTTACAAAATTGTTTCAATTTGGCGTTTGCCGCTGGTTCTGGTGTTGTTTCTCCGATACATCGCCAGTCATCTACAGTCGAGAGATGCCATTGTTTACCACGATGGTCAAAGCCAGTTGCTTCAACGCCAATACAAGAGTGGGAGCCAATTAAGGGGTCTTTGTAGAAACGAATTTGAATCAGAATACTGCGGCTTTGAAACAATTTACTCCTGCCAGGGAAGTGAAAGCCGATATCAATTGAGTCTGGATCAACTAACTCCCTAGTTTCCGGATCATTCCTCCAGGGTTTCAGATCGGCTCTGATTTCAGAAAACTCAGATTTAAACAGATTCACGACTGTAGCAATCTTACTAGCAAGTTCTAGGTTGGTTGCCTGTTCAGCTGCGTTCACGCGAAATACTCCTGTAGGATGCAGGTGAGAAGGGGGACGGAAGACAGCAATAACGCCAGAAAGCTTAGTGTACTGGTGTCTCAGCCGATCAATACTTCTTGATTTAGTAACAATAGTAGGTAATTAGGGGCAATAGATCAGTATCAGGGAAGCAGTTTGAAACTAGATCTCTATTAATAAAGAGTGATTTTTCCCACCCGCGATCTAAAATTACACTGTTCATCAGCAGATGAAAGAAAATCAATATATGGTGTTTTCCCGCTCGATTCTGTCATTGATTCTTGTAATTGTGGCAACTTTTCTTGTCAGTTGCGGCAGTCCTACCACTGCCAAAGTTCCCGAAACCTATACAACAGCTCAAATTGAGCAAATTCACGAGTATGCTCCCGACATCCTTACCTTACGCGATCGCATGGATAGAGAACTCCAAACGCTCATCCAACGACGTGATTGGATAAACGTGAGTAACTTTATCCACGGACCGCTAGGAGAACTGCGGCTGAAAATGACTTATGTGAGTCGCAACCTCCTTCCCCAAGATCAACAGAAAGCACGTGATAAAACGCGAGATCTTTTTGATCACCTAGTCAAAATTTATCAAGCTGCTCAAGACGGCAACTACCAACGAGCTACGCTCAACTACCGAGAAGCCTTGACAGATATTGACACCTTCTTGCAGTTGGTTCCTCAACCCAGCGCTGAGCAGCCCCAGCCGTTGGAAAGTGAAGCCTAAGGAGTAAGCAGGGGAAGCAGGGGGAGCAGGCGAAGCAGGCGAAGCAGGGGAGAATTATAAATTCATCCTTCATCCTTCCCCCTTCATCCTGTCTCCTCTCACTTGCTAAGATTGATTGCCAAAAATGAGCCATGTAGTCGTCATTGGATGCGGTGTGGTTGGGGCAGCGATCGCCTATGAACTCAGCCAAATTCCAGGACTAACAATTACTGTTTTGGATCAGCAACTACCAGCGCAGGGGGCAACAGGAGCTGCGTTAGGTGTTCTGATGGGTGTCATTAGCCATAAAGTTAAGGGCAAGGCGTGGCAGATGCGACAGGCTAGCATCCAACGCTATGAAACCCTGATTCCAGAGCTAGAGGCAATTTCTCAGCGCCATATCCCCTTTAATCGGCAAGGAATTCTCATGCTGTCTTTTGCAGAAGAGGATTTAGCAAATTGGGAAAAGCTGTTAGCAATTCGCCAATCCCAGGGATGGCAGTTGGAAATTTGGGATGCCGATCGAGTAAAGTCCAACTGCCCTCAACTCAATTGCGAGAGGATTAAGGCTGCTGTTTATTCTCCCCAAGATAGGCAAGTTGATCCTGTCAGTTTGACTTTAGCTTTGGTAGACGCTGCAAAAAGCAACGGTGTTACCTTCCATTTTGGCGTTACGGTCGAAGGATATTATTTGAGTAACACCTCAGATAATCAGCATCAATGCCAACAAATTAAGACAAAAAGTTTAGGAGAGGTTGATGAATCGCCCCTGATTCAAAATGTCGATTGGCTGGTGGTGTCGGCTGGGCTTGGTTCATTGCAGTCCCTAGAAGGAATTGAGGGTTGGGTTACCCCATCCACTGGAACAGGGGAAGCAGGGGGAGAAGGGAAAGAAAATTCAATCCAAAATCCAAAATCCAAAATCCAAAATCCCTATTGCCCCTCATCAACGGTCGGTTCTTTACAAAAGGCGACTAAAGATGAATTGCGGCAGTTGGTTGATATCAGACCTGTATTGGGTCAAGCCATACACTTACATCTGAGCCATTCTTTAGGTAATCCAGATTTCCAGCCTGTGATTACTGGTAATGATGTTCATATTGTCCCGTGTAGTGAGGGTCTCTCTTCTACAGAATACTGGGTTGGAGCCACGGTTGAATTTCCCATAGGTAGCAAGGATGTGGTACCAAATCCACTACAGTTAGATGCAGTAATGCAGCAAGCGATCGCCTTTTGTCCTGCCTTAGCTGCAGCAACTGTGGTTAGAACCTGGTCAGGATTACGTCCCCGTCCTGAAGGTCGTCCAGCACCTGTGATTGGTCATCTACCAGGCTTTAGTAACGTCCTCTTAGCTACAGGACATTATCGTAACGGAGTGTTACTAGCACCAGCAACAGCTCAAGTAATTCGGCAAATGATTTTGGATTTTAGATTTTAGATTTTGGATTAATTAGGAAATAAAGCGTGACAATTACAGAACACA
This window of the Chroococcidiopsis sp. CCMEE 29 genome carries:
- a CDS encoding chemotaxis protein CheW, producing MVNPDLLMNNDEVQASPEFQQLESREGELHLRFYIASNQQFALPAMGIREVISAPLDQITPIPNASPFLLGTLNLRGRVIWVADLGQFLGNSTTLNTDRAEIPVIAVEEQDTIVGLAVDQIVGMEWLNVQAVQMVTNVPENMEPFLQGQWALDKNTNQCLRLLNQKAILQSERWATRN
- a CDS encoding methyl-accepting chemotaxis protein, with the protein product MTSKINLDQEYHQAQKAYIQGNYEEASTLVDQLVRDFPDDPNSRLLRGHIYCVLRQYDTAREQYQLVLNLTEDLELIDCANQGLESVNQYESSDQLASGADQNLDLEDTFVIAVDSSEPFDYQVKTEQPDFKDFSANGFNFSPFNHNPEPASGLEQPFGNHFEEPRDASPHSSGGDESLADFADPFNGVYSNSNVTVTEVADYNWKNTLSDINDSSLEETTFAPQHEFEQWLQSDAVRDSDLDPIESTFGTPAASMAYQENVDHSGADHLSNIDFIDKDELNDAPEVELSKEPAQGSDSELLSSPTNPIQRAEFDNESDRDSEEKLNISSSTAVPPLQTGSSKSKAEIPVQGWLAPFENASLARKQWLTASTVGITSALVVAAVSLGGGFLFQSKDARAAVRNTGLAMTAAVGLASFATTRFLGRLTAKQIQQTTTDLETQFNAVQAGNLDAQATVFSKDEFGLLASQFNEMLRGISRTTHEIQCKAEEQEQAKEELQRQVIRLLDDVEGAARGDLTVQAEVSADVLGAVADSFNLTIQNLREIVQQVKLAARQVSQGAVDSETFARALSLDALRQAEELAVTLNSVQVLTDAIQRVAETAREAESVARSASATAQKGGEAVERTVAGILEIRQTVAETTRKVKRLAESSQEISKIVALISQIASRTNMLALNASIEAARAGEAGRGFAIVADEVRQLADRVAKALKEIEQIVRQIQSETGSVMTAMEEGTQQVIQGTNLAEQAKRSLEDIVQVSNRIDALVGSITADTVQQTETSRAVATVVQSVELTAQETSQEAQRVSGSLQSLAEVAGDLLTSVERFRV
- a CDS encoding response regulator, translating into MLPEQQQRILGYFIEEAKDHLNTIEPGLLNLQTTLEDPEMVNEIFRAAHSIKGGAAMLGLNSIQRTAHRLEDFFKALKECLTIQIDQKLESLFLQVFDVLKALLEQLEDSGLTDDVANQIMSEVEPVFAELNQHLELLVNQAGGTMQPEISEQFAVAAHKAVPAAPIASCFPVFQSTLLQQLRQMLQLFKQPETAQTRQALETCCNQLIQLGKQFNLSGWCALCKTALNAIANKDNTYRTLAPIIIKELKQAQELVLASREAEIATCEQLQKLALATCLFDWEDTSASFECDEQLSELMAEDDLSSLFAKLDENDSLLPATSELSAFLALETDVEASPVQDSGENLPPISFDETLALDSLFGEAQETLLTPTIKDEFGDLFNAPEAVESLLDESDPASGSKISENSDWSSNLWNELWGVEPELSFTPLEENTLSNNLSELVAMGIEEMPLETEAIAEDAATVEAEIPVAQAATDLAAATDLSAAASSSSVNDEFEDLEKLLQEANTPVERAALKPQPRQAAATNTRRPAFEQMMRVPVKHLDNISNLVGELVVYRNSLEQDQERLRQFLGNLLHQVQQISDVGARMQELYERSLLESSLLNTYQGSRSISLDSSATSKRHVTGVNFDALEMDRFTGFHTLSQEIIELIVRVREATSDIEFVTDETEQVARQFRQVTTQLQEGLTRSRMVPFGQIADRLPRAVRDISIKYGKQAELHIEGKETLIDKVILEQLYDPMTHLVNNAITHGIEFPEQRIAKGKSPIGQITIRAFYQGNQTAIAVSDDGAGIDAEQVKAKAIQKGLITSASADKMSRLDVYNLLFNPGFTTKEQVDEFAGRGIGMDVVLTSLSQIRGSINTDSTLGRGTTFTIRLPLTLSICKALCCLSDKARIAFPMDSVEQMLDIPAASIVANAEGQACIPWRDSLLPFRPLKELLSYNRQLSRGSVYGGNREDDMISVVVFRSADMFLALQVDQVLGEQEIVIKQLEGPALKPIGIAGATVLGDGRIMPIADVLELIDLATGQIRQGRREMLGNSGSVVPKMPAVKTEPMVLIVDDSITVRELLSMTFSNAGYRVEQARDGHEAWDKLRDGLPCDLVFCDIEMPKMDGLELLSRMQKDPRLCELPIAMLTSRGSARHRQMAIQLGASGYFTKPYLEEALLDGAQRMLKGEVLVTGSSNI
- a CDS encoding DCC1-like thiol-disulfide oxidoreductase family protein encodes the protein MTYYAIYDGNCNLCVTLVQLLENLDKGKIFQYAPMQEEETLKRWNITSEDCELGMILVDADAPDRRWQGSAAAEEIGQLLPMGDVFVSAYRSLPGLKWMGDRTYDQIRDNRYTLFGKRSSTYKTVYPADCGCVQRGEE
- the psbQ gene encoding photosystem II protein PsbQ — protein: MVFSRSILSLILVIVATFLVSCGSPTTAKVPETYTTAQIEQIHEYAPDILTLRDRMDRELQTLIQRRDWINVSNFIHGPLGELRLKMTYVSRNLLPQDQQKARDKTRDLFDHLVKIYQAAQDGNYQRATLNYREALTDIDTFLQLVPQPSAEQPQPLESEA
- a CDS encoding FAD-dependent oxidoreductase, with protein sequence MSHVVVIGCGVVGAAIAYELSQIPGLTITVLDQQLPAQGATGAALGVLMGVISHKVKGKAWQMRQASIQRYETLIPELEAISQRHIPFNRQGILMLSFAEEDLANWEKLLAIRQSQGWQLEIWDADRVKSNCPQLNCERIKAAVYSPQDRQVDPVSLTLALVDAAKSNGVTFHFGVTVEGYYLSNTSDNQHQCQQIKTKSLGEVDESPLIQNVDWLVVSAGLGSLQSLEGIEGWVTPSTGTGEAGGEGKENSIQNPKSKIQNPYCPSSTVGSLQKATKDELRQLVDIRPVLGQAIHLHLSHSLGNPDFQPVITGNDVHIVPCSEGLSSTEYWVGATVEFPIGSKDVVPNPLQLDAVMQQAIAFCPALAAATVVRTWSGLRPRPEGRPAPVIGHLPGFSNVLLATGHYRNGVLLAPATAQVIRQMILDFRF